ATACCAATACTTTCCGTGCGTTAACTTACGGTACGATGGGGGAGACTACTTTAGGTAAAGCTCCAGAATTTGTCGGGTGGCAAGAACTTTGGAAAGCGAGACAAGATAGGCAACAAGAGTCATCTGAAGCTACGCAGCAATTAATGCGCAATCATAATCCTGCAGTGATCCCTCGTAATCACCGAGTGGAGGCTGCTCTTGAAGCGGCGGTGAATGGTGATCAGAGCGTGATGAGCAAGCTTCTTGATGTGTTATCTAATCCATACGCGCATTCTCTTGAACAAGAAGAGTACTCAACGTTGCCTGAGCCAACAAACCGCCCGTACCAAACTTATTGCGGGACATAATTTAGAAAAGAAGGAGGACGTGATATCATACGTCCTCCTTTTTGGCTGAACGATCAATACGTGATCGTTCTTTCTTCCTTCGCTGCAGTATAAGCGCATTCGATCAACCGTGTTAACGAGATCGCCGCATCGATATCAAAGTCTTGGATCGATTGCGAATCATTCGATACGATCAGCCTAATAAATTGAGCACTAGGCATTTCCTCATCAAGAAGAAGCTGCTCGAGAGGGACAGGTTCTAGGTTTTCATGACCCGGTACATGCTTAGATTGTAACCACACTCTGAAGGTCGATTGATTTCGACCGGTAATGACTAAACTGCCCTCTGTTCCAATAATCTCAAGCGTGTTATCTAGTCTAGAGGCAACAAACGATGTATGAGCTGTTCCTATTGCACCATCTTCGAACTCAATAAGTGTCGTCGAGTTTTCATCGTTTCCAGTACCATAGAGCTCATTCATCAAGCAAGTAATCTTCTTAGGAACCCCACAAAAATATGGCAACAAATAGAGACCATGACAACCAAGATCTAATGTCACCCCGCCACCTGTTTCCGCCGCATCAAACCAATAAGAAGGAAGCATCGTCTCGTCGAGTGCAGCCTGATGAGCGCGTCTGAAATAAGCAGACGTCACTCGCCCTAGCTGCCCGTTGTCAATCAATTGTTTTGCATAACGGTATGCACCGATTGTTTTCGATTCTAGCGAAATCATAAACTTCACCTTGTGCTTTTCGATGGCTTCTTTAATCTCTAAACATTCATCAACAGAGAGAGCTAAGGCTTTATCGGTAAAAATATGCTTTTTCGCATCGGCTGCTTGAATAATTACTTCTTTATGTCTTGTCGTAGCGCACTCAACCATCACTGCATCAATCTCAGGATTACTAAGGAGTTTTTCTAAATTTGATTCAAAAGGTACATCAAATTCTTCGGCAAAAGCCCTTCCTCTTTTTTCATCATCATCCCAAACAACTTCTAACTGAGCTAGTCCAGTCTTCAATGCATCTTCTACAAACCCTTTTGTATGAACATGCCACGCACCAATTAACGCTAAATGAACCATGTTCAATCCCTCGTTTCACCTAATATAGTCTATCGAAAGTACACTCATGTTGCAGTTTTAATACGATGTTTTATACCTAAGTCACTTGACATCTATTCGCTCACAGCTTTTGATGGAAGTAACGACTGAATGAGGAGAGGACACATGACTCAAAAACATTATCACAAAATAAGTATAATCGATTTCCAACGAACAGAACATCAATCAATATTTGTCCATTTCAATGGATACGATGCCACGGTAGAAAAGAAGTTCACTGGCGAAGTCAAATTTCTCGGAGGTAAGCCTTACGGGGACATTATTCACCCCGAACGATCTAGTTTATCAACGGAATGTAGAGAGTACGTTAGGAAAATGTTGTTGGAAAAGTATGAGAGAGAAGAGTTTAGTTAGTTGACACTGAAAATTTCAGTGTCATCTTTTTTGTTTTATCTCCTTTCTTATAGTAATTCGAGCATATCTGGTTAGTTTATAAAGGGTGTGTAGAATGTTTTCTTTACTAAAAGCAATTCTTAACACGTGAAAAATTATAAAGATTAGTAAGTTTAAACGCCTATTTGATCACTTTTGATTGATTCTGAACGTAATATTTGATCATTTTTGATTGTTATTGATAGAAAATGATTGATTTTTGTAAACGTTTTATTTACAATGAAAGTACAGAACAACATCATGTAAGACAAAGGAGTCATGCTTGTGCTTACGTTTGAAAGGCAGCAATTAATTTTACGTGTGCTCGAGAAGAAGAAGGTTATTACGATCTCTGAATTAGTAGAAGAGACAAGTGCTTCTGAGTCGACGATTCGAAGAGACTTAACAGAACTTGAAAATAAAAAACAATTAAAACGGGTCCACGGTGGAGCCTCTTTACTATCTGGGAAGATGGATGAGCCGACAGTGGCTGAAAAAGAATCAAAACACCAGGATGAAAAAGCGGCAATTGGTGAGTATGCTGCTTCCTTGGTAGCAGATGGGGATTGTATCTTCATTGATGCAGGAACAACAACGAAGGAAATGGTTCAACATTTAACGGGAAAAGACATTGTCGTCGTGACAAACGGAATAAATATTGTATCTGAGTTAGTGGACCACGGATTAAAGACGTATGTCACGGGTGGCTTTGTTAAGGAAGGAACACGCGCACTTATCGGTCGTGGAGCGAGTGATAGTTTGAAAAATTATCGATTTGATAAAGCTTTTATTGGAGCGAACAGTATTGAGGAATCCAATGGCTACTCCACGCCCGATCCAGAAGAAGCATTTGTTAAACAAACAGCGATTGAAAGAGCAAATATAGCATTTGTCTTAGCTGATCACTCGAAGTTTGGGGATGTCTCATTTGCAAAGATTGCTGATCTTAAAGAAACAACTATTATCACTTCAGAGAAAATGGAATCATCGATCCAAGATTTTTATCTAAGGAAAACAAACTTAAAGGTGGTGAACATAAAATGATCTATACTCTTACGTTAAATCCATCGGTCGATTACATTGTCTCGGTAGATGGCTTTAAACTAGGTGAAACCAACCGGACTACAGAGGAACGGAAAGTACCAGGAGGAAAAGGCATTAACGTATCACGAGTATTAAAACAACTTCAAGTCGAGAGTCAGGCACTTGGATTTGTCGGTGGTTTTACTGGGCAGTTTATGAAAGCTTCGTTAAAGCAAGAAAACATTACTGCTGACTTTATTGAAGTAGCAGGGGACACACGTATTAACATAAAACTGAAGACTGGAACTGAAACAGAACTCAACGGCCAATCACCATTGATTACAATGGAGCATCTAAACTCTCTAAAAACGAAGCTTCAAAAAATAAAAGATGGCGATTTTCTAGTCCTAGCAGGAAGTGTGCCAAAGAGTGTACCATCTTCAATTTACTCGACGATCATGAGAGAGATGAAAGGGCGAGGCGTTCAAGTGATTGTGGATTCGAGTGGTCCTGCCTTAAAAGAAGCACTTGCTGACCAACCCTTTTTGATCAAGCCGAACCATCATGAGTTAGCTGAGTTGTTTCAGTATGAAGAGGTGTCTATAGAGCATGCTGTAGAACTAGGTAAGAAAGCACTCGATCAAGGGGCACAAAATGTAATTGTCTCTATGGCAGGAGAAGGTGCATTATTTATCAACAATGAAATGACTTTAACTGCGACAGTTCCTAAGGGAGAAGTAGTGAACTCAGTGGGAGCTGGTGATTCCGTAGTGGCTGGTTTTTTAGCTGCCTTAAAAAAAGAGCAAAGCTTAGAGGACTCGTTTCGTTACGCAATAGCGGCTGGGAGTGCGACGGCATTTAAAGATGGGTTTTGTACAGTACCAGAGATTGAGAAGTTAGAAAGGGATATAAAAATAAATAAACTTTAAGGGTGGGTGGAATGAATGAGAATTGTTGATTTACTTTCAAAGGAAACGATCCTTTTAGATTTAACATCGTCTACAAAGGATCAAGTCATTAACGAGTTAGCGGATAAGCTTGACCACGCTGGAAAGCTAGTAAATAAAAAGAAGTATATTGAAGAGATTCATAACCGTGAGAACCAAAGTTCAACTGGAATTGGTGAAGGGGTTGCGATCCCACACGCGAAAACATCTGCGGTAAAAGAACCTGCGATTGTTTTTGGTCGTTCTAGTCGAGGGATAGACTATGAAGCATTGGATGGCAAACCTAGTTATCTATTTTTCATGATAGCAGCAAGCGAAGGAGCCAATAACGAGCACTTGCAAACATTATCTAGGCTATCAACATTGCTTATTGATCCGGATTTTCGTGAAACTTTAATGAAAGCGCAAACAGAGGATGAGATTCTTGAGCTGATTAGTAAACGAGAAGAAGAAAAGATAGCGGACGAAGAAAATGAACCTGAAGAAGAGACAAATGAAAAATATATTTTAGCCGTTACAGGTTGTCCGACAGGTATTGCTCATACGTATATGGCAGCAGATTCGTTAAAAGAAAAGGCAAAAGCTTTAGGCGTATCTATCAAAGTGGAAACGAATGGCTCGGATGGGGTGAAGAATCGTTTAACTGCTGAGGACATTAACCGAGCAGATGCGATCATTATAGCAGCCGATACAAAAATCGAAAAAGAAAGATTTGCAGGCAAGCATGTTCTTGATGTCCCTGTAACAGACGGGATTCGTCGGCCGGAGGAATTGATTAAAAGGGCAATCAATCAAGATGCACCAATCTACCGTGGGGATGGAAGTCAGTCGAGTTCTTCTTCCGAAAAAGAAGGCAGACAAAAGTCTGGATTCTATAAACATCTAATGAATGGTGTCTCTAATATGCTGCCGTTCGTTGTCGGTGGTGGGATTTTGATCGCAATTTCATTCTTCTTTGGAATTGAGGCGGCAGATCCTAATAGTGCTGATTATCATCCATTTGCTGAAGCGTTAAGTATCATTGGTGGAGGCACTGCGTTTGGCTTAATGATTCCGGTCTTAGCAGCGTTTATCGCGATGAGTATTGCTGATCGTCCAGGTTTTGCACCAGGTATGGTAGCAGGTTTAATTGCTTCAACGGGCGAAGCTGGTTTCTTAGGCGGAATCATTGCTGGTTTTATGGCGGGTTATCTCGTATTGTTACTAAAGAGAGCATTCTCTTTTATGCCACAGTCATTAGCAGGAATTAAAACGATCTTAGTTTATCCGTTGTTCGGTATCTTTTTAGCTGGTTACTTGATGCTTGAAGTAATTGTTGAGCCTGTTCAAGCATTCAACACGATCCTTGAGGGTTGGCTTGGAAACATGGGGACAGGGAACATTGTCTTATTAGGGATTCTTTTAGGTGCGATGATGGCGATCGATATGGGTGGACCAATTAATAAAGCGGCTTTCACTTTCGGTATTGCGATGATTGATGCGGGGAATTATGCACCTCATGCAGCAATTATGGCAGGTGGAATGGTACCACCACTTGGTATTGCCTTAGCAACAACTTTATTTAAGAGTAAATTTACAAAACAAGAACGTGAGGCGGGGAAGACAAACTACATCATGGGAGCTTCATTTATTACAGAAGGAGCCATCCCGTTTGCTGCGGCAGACCCGGGACGTGTCATTCCATCGATTGTAGCTGGATCAGCTGTTGCTGGAGGATTAGCGATGTTATTTGGTAATACTCTTATCGCCCCACATGGTGGAGCATTCGTTATTTTCGTTGCGGTTGAAAACTGGCCATTCTATATTTTAGCAATCTTACTAGGAGCGGTCGTGACAGCTCTAATGCTCGGATTTTGGAAGAAGCCTGTTAGTTCATAAGAACAAATAATAGATGATGATCCGAACCTCAAAGCAATAGTCTTTGAGGTTTTTTTGGCGTTCAAGTCAACATCTCGAGCGAGTAGATAAAAAAATCATCCTAACATTTCCTATAATTGGTCATATAGTAGTAAAAAGTCTCAGAAGTAGGGGTGCGATCGAGTTGAAAGCAAAACGAAAGGTTTTAAGCGAGCTTCAACAAAAAAAGACGAATATTCTCATCTTAATGGTGGATCAGCAACGGTTTCCATCTGTCTATGAAACAAAGGAGCTGAGAGAGTGGAGAAGAAAACATTTAGTGACGCAGCAATTGTTGCGTAAAAATGGGATGGAATTTTTAAATCATTACGCCGGGAGTACGGCTTGTTCTCCAAGCAGAACTACTCTCTACACAGGACAATATCCATCACTTCATGGCGTGACACAGACAAGTGGAGTTGCCAAAGGGGCCTTTGATCCCGATGTGTTCTGGCTTGATCCTAATAGCGTGCCTACAATAGGTGATTACTTTCGGGCGGTTGGGTACGATACGTTTTGGAAAGGAAAGTGGCACGCATCGGATGAAGATATCTTAATTCCAGGTACCCATAACGCGTATTCAAGCTACGACGCTAAAACGGGTGTACCGAATAAGGAAAAAGAAAAAATGTATAAACGAGCGGATCGCCTTGATTTATTCGGGTTTTCAAGTTGGATCGGACCAGAACCTCATGGTACAGATCCTCGTAATTCAGGATCATCAGCAGCGGTTGGCACGAGTGGACGTGATGAAGTGTATGCAGCAGACGCCGTTAAGTTAATCAAAAAATTAGAAAAGAAACACAGAGGGGCAAAGAATTCTAAGCCATGGTTGACGATGTGTTCCTTTGTTAACCCACATGATATTGCGCTTTATGGGGTCCTAACAGCGCTTCAACCGACCTTTAATTTTGAAGTCGATCCTTCCCTTCCGCGTGTTCCTGCAGCTCCAACGGTAAGAGAATCGCTGCACACGAAACCGCAAGCACAAGAGAGCTACCGAATCACTTACCCTAAAGCGATCCAGCCAATCATCGACAATAATTTTTATCGCCAACTATATTACAGCTTGCAGAAAAAAGCCGATCAAGAAATGCTTAAAGTGTTTACAGCCCTTCAAGAGTCGAGCTTTTATGATGATACCATCGTGATCTTCACAGCTGATCATGGCGAATTACTAGGCGCGCATGGAGGCCTCTATCAAAAGTGGTACAACATGTATGAAGAGTCGATTCATGTGCCATTGATCATTCATAGTCCGAAAATGTTTAAGCGTAGTGAACAAACGGATATGCTGACAAGTCATGTTGATATTCTCCCCACTTTGTTAGGGCTATCAGGAGCGAATGTTCAGCGTATTCAAGGGCGACTTGATAAGGATCATACCGAAGTTCATCCACTAGTTGGCAGAGATTTAACCCCGTTACTTAATGGAGAAAAAGAGTTCTGTGGTGTCGATGAACCTATTTACTTTATGACTGATGATGACGTGACGAGCGGCTTGAACCAAACGACGGCAACAGGTCAGCCTTATGAATCAGTTACACAACCAAATCATATTGAAGCCGTCATAACCAAGCTAAGAACGGGAAGAGGGAATAAAAAAGAAACGTGGAAATTCGCTCGTTACTTTGAAAAACAGCAGGATTCAACGAACGTATCTACTAAGAACAATCCGAACGCAACACCAAATGAATTTGAGTTATATAATCTAAGCGAAGATCCACTCGAACAAAAAAACTTGGCTAATCCGTTATATGCCACTGAAAAAACAGCCAGAATCCAGCGAGTCTTAATGACCATCCTTCATGAACAATCAAAACAAAAAAGACTCTCACCAACAAGTGGAGAGAGCGAGTAGAATCTATATCAATAATAAACAAACCTCTATCGATTGTAGAGGTTGTTTATTGTTGGTTCCAACTAACGACGTACTCAATGTTTTCATTTAGTCGCTCTAACTCAGGCTCGCAGGTAACCCAATTCCCGTTAATACCTAGCTCTTCACAGGCTAATTCAAGTTGGCACATCGCAATGCCCATATCTAGCAGCTGCATTTGATAGCCTAATGTCTTGCTGTAATTTGGTGTATGTTCAATGTAGAAATGACAAAATTGGCGGTCTTCTGAGAGAACGAGACGCCAAGGTTGTTTATTGGACGCAGATGGACCAAGTCTAACCATTTCTATCGGGATTTCTAATGGACCGGCGTTTTCGCTTTGCAATGGAGTAGTGAAATT
Above is a genomic segment from Bacillus sp. FJAT-45037 containing:
- the pfkB gene encoding 1-phosphofructokinase → MIYTLTLNPSVDYIVSVDGFKLGETNRTTEERKVPGGKGINVSRVLKQLQVESQALGFVGGFTGQFMKASLKQENITADFIEVAGDTRINIKLKTGTETELNGQSPLITMEHLNSLKTKLQKIKDGDFLVLAGSVPKSVPSSIYSTIMREMKGRGVQVIVDSSGPALKEALADQPFLIKPNHHELAELFQYEEVSIEHAVELGKKALDQGAQNVIVSMAGEGALFINNEMTLTATVPKGEVVNSVGAGDSVVAGFLAALKKEQSLEDSFRYAIAAGSATAFKDGFCTVPEIEKLERDIKINKL
- a CDS encoding Gfo/Idh/MocA family protein; translated protein: MVHLALIGAWHVHTKGFVEDALKTGLAQLEVVWDDDEKRGRAFAEEFDVPFESNLEKLLSNPEIDAVMVECATTRHKEVIIQAADAKKHIFTDKALALSVDECLEIKEAIEKHKVKFMISLESKTIGAYRYAKQLIDNGQLGRVTSAYFRRAHQAALDETMLPSYWFDAAETGGGVTLDLGCHGLYLLPYFCGVPKKITCLMNELYGTGNDENSTTLIEFEDGAIGTAHTSFVASRLDNTLEIIGTEGSLVITGRNQSTFRVWLQSKHVPGHENLEPVPLEQLLLDEEMPSAQFIRLIVSNDSQSIQDFDIDAAISLTRLIECAYTAAKEERTITY
- a CDS encoding DeoR/GlpR family DNA-binding transcription regulator, which encodes MLTFERQQLILRVLEKKKVITISELVEETSASESTIRRDLTELENKKQLKRVHGGASLLSGKMDEPTVAEKESKHQDEKAAIGEYAASLVADGDCIFIDAGTTTKEMVQHLTGKDIVVVTNGINIVSELVDHGLKTYVTGGFVKEGTRALIGRGASDSLKNYRFDKAFIGANSIEESNGYSTPDPEEAFVKQTAIERANIAFVLADHSKFGDVSFAKIADLKETTIITSEKMESSIQDFYLRKTNLKVVNIK
- a CDS encoding PTS fructose transporter subunit IIABC codes for the protein MRIVDLLSKETILLDLTSSTKDQVINELADKLDHAGKLVNKKKYIEEIHNRENQSSTGIGEGVAIPHAKTSAVKEPAIVFGRSSRGIDYEALDGKPSYLFFMIAASEGANNEHLQTLSRLSTLLIDPDFRETLMKAQTEDEILELISKREEEKIADEENEPEEETNEKYILAVTGCPTGIAHTYMAADSLKEKAKALGVSIKVETNGSDGVKNRLTAEDINRADAIIIAADTKIEKERFAGKHVLDVPVTDGIRRPEELIKRAINQDAPIYRGDGSQSSSSSEKEGRQKSGFYKHLMNGVSNMLPFVVGGGILIAISFFFGIEAADPNSADYHPFAEALSIIGGGTAFGLMIPVLAAFIAMSIADRPGFAPGMVAGLIASTGEAGFLGGIIAGFMAGYLVLLLKRAFSFMPQSLAGIKTILVYPLFGIFLAGYLMLEVIVEPVQAFNTILEGWLGNMGTGNIVLLGILLGAMMAIDMGGPINKAAFTFGIAMIDAGNYAPHAAIMAGGMVPPLGIALATTLFKSKFTKQEREAGKTNYIMGASFITEGAIPFAAADPGRVIPSIVAGSAVAGGLAMLFGNTLIAPHGGAFVIFVAVENWPFYILAILLGAVVTALMLGFWKKPVSS
- a CDS encoding sulfatase-like hydrolase/transferase; translated protein: MVDQQRFPSVYETKELREWRRKHLVTQQLLRKNGMEFLNHYAGSTACSPSRTTLYTGQYPSLHGVTQTSGVAKGAFDPDVFWLDPNSVPTIGDYFRAVGYDTFWKGKWHASDEDILIPGTHNAYSSYDAKTGVPNKEKEKMYKRADRLDLFGFSSWIGPEPHGTDPRNSGSSAAVGTSGRDEVYAADAVKLIKKLEKKHRGAKNSKPWLTMCSFVNPHDIALYGVLTALQPTFNFEVDPSLPRVPAAPTVRESLHTKPQAQESYRITYPKAIQPIIDNNFYRQLYYSLQKKADQEMLKVFTALQESSFYDDTIVIFTADHGELLGAHGGLYQKWYNMYEESIHVPLIIHSPKMFKRSEQTDMLTSHVDILPTLLGLSGANVQRIQGRLDKDHTEVHPLVGRDLTPLLNGEKEFCGVDEPIYFMTDDDVTSGLNQTTATGQPYESVTQPNHIEAVITKLRTGRGNKKETWKFARYFEKQQDSTNVSTKNNPNATPNEFELYNLSEDPLEQKNLANPLYATEKTARIQRVLMTILHEQSKQKRLSPTSGESE